GTCGGCTTCGACCACGCGGCCGATGGCCTTGTTGTTGAAATCCACCACGGCGGGCAGGCTGCGGTAGTTTTCCGTGAGGTTGACCAGCTCGGTGCTGTCCGCGCCCAGCGCCCGCTGCGCCTGCGAGTGGAGTATTTTCCAGTCGCCGCCCCGCCAGCGGTAGATCGACTGCTTGATGTCGCCCACGATCAGCACCGAGGTCGCCTCGCTCTGCGCCATGGCGTTTTGCAGCAGGGGCAGGAAATTCTCCCACTCCTTCACGGAGGTGTCCTGGAATTCGTCGATCATGAAGTGTTCGAAGCGGTTGCCGACCTTCTCGTAGATGAACGGCGCGTCGTTGTGGCCGATGAATTCCGAGAGGATGTATTTGGTCTCCGAGAGGAGCATCATGTTTTCCTGGTCGCACATCTGCTGCACCTTGGCATAGAGGTCGGAGAGCAGCGCGAAGCTGCGGTAGTTCTCGCGCAGCAGGTCGCAGGTGTTCCACGCGCGGACGTTCTCATCGTAGAGGCCGCACATTTCGCGCAGCAGGGGTTGCAGCCGGGAACGCAGCCCCTGTGCCGTGCTGCCGGGTTTTCCCCACGCCTCGTCCCTGGTGCAGGCCGCCTCCGCGCGGCTTCCGTAGCGCTCGAAGCTGCCGCCCGCCACGGCGTAGAAATAGGCCGCGAAGCCCGAGCCTTTGTAGGGAAAGTCGGCGACCGAGGCGCCTGCGTCCCCGATGATCCGTACGGCTTCGGCCGCAGCGTCCTGCATCCGTTTTTTGGTCGCCGCGGCGTGCGCCGTGGCTTCGCCCACGATACGCGCCAGTTCCTCGCGCGGGCGGGCCGCCGAGAGTGCGTCCTTGTTTTTCTCCTTGAACAGCTCGCCGCCCAGCGTGAGGATGCCGTCGCGGATGTCCCATTTCTTGCCTTCGTCGATGCGCTCCTGCACGAAGTCCGTGAGCCAGCGCTGCAGGTCGCGGTCGGTGGTGATCTGCTCGATGAGCGTGTCGGCGCTCTTGGTCAGCACCGAGGCCGTTTCGATCTCGACGTTGTAATTGAGGTCGATGCCCAGCTCCTTGATGAAGGCGCGCAGGATGCGCTGGAAGAAGGTGTCGATCGTCAGCACCGTGAAGCGCGAATAGTCGTGCAGGATCTTCGACCGCACCTCCCGGGCGCGTCGGCGCACCGTGGCGGCATCGAGCGACAATTCGCGGCAGAGGTTGTCGAGGTAGGAGCTCGGCTGTCCCGAGGCCAGCAGGTGGATCTCCTTGAGGATGCGCGATTTCATCTCCTCGGTGGCCTTGTTGGTGAAGGTCACGGCGAGGATGTGGCGGTAAATGCCGGGCTGTTCGACCACGTCGCGCACGTATTTGTACGCCAACTGGTAGGTCTTGCCCGACCCTGCGCTTGCATTCAAAATTCTCGCCCTCACTGTCCGAAATGTCGTTTTAGGTAGTAAAAGTACAAAACAAATCCCGAACGGCAAACCGGGGTTCGCAATAATTTTGTATTTTAGCGACGTATTTAAACCTACAATGTATGAAGAAGATGATTCTGAGCGCCGTGATGCTGGTTTTCGCAGCCTCCGGCCGTGCACAGGAGGCGGGTGCCGCAAGTCCTACGGAACATAACGAGTGGCTGACCACGTTCGAGGCCGTCGCGGTGGATGCCGACCTGGATATCAAATTCGTGAAAGTCCCCGACACCGAGGCCCCCAAGATCGTATACGACACGAAAGGCTCCTATACTTCGAAATTCCGCGCCGAGGTGAAGGACAAAACCCTGCGTATCAGCGAGAAGTATGATTCGCGCCGTCCCGACCGCACCCAGGTGACGGTCTATTACAATACGTTGCAGTCCGTTTCGCTGTCGGGCGCCGCAGCCGTGTTCGAGGGAACGGTGGATGCAGTGCTGCTCGACCTGACCCTGGGGCGCAAGGCGTCGCTCACGGCGGCGTTCGATGTCAAAGACCTCAGGATGGAGCTCACGGGCGGCAGCAGCGCGACGCTCACCGGCAAGGCGGGCTACTTGACGCTGTTCGCCTCGACGGGCAGGGTCGCGGCCTCGGGGCTGGAGGTGATGTCGGCCGAGGTCAATGCCCAGAGCAAGGCCGACGTGTCGCTGTGGATCACCGACCGGTTCATCGGCAAGACCACGACCAACGCCCGTATTACCTATAAGGGGCAGCCTGCCGTCGTGCGCGGCGGCGCCAAGTTCATGGGCGGTGAGATCAGCCACGTAGAATAGTCTCACGGAACAATAATGCGAAGGGGGCTTCCGGATTCCGGGCGGACGATACCGCCGGGAAAGTCGCCGGGGCTGTCCGAACTGCTATGAAGGGATTTCTGGAGGAGGTGGCCGCCGACCTGTATGCGCGCTATGGCGAGGGACTGTCCGATCGGGCGGTGCTCTTCCCGTCGCGGCGTGCGCGGTTGTTTTTCGTCGATGCCCTGGGGCGTATCGCCGGGCGGCCGATGTGGCAGCCCGAATGGGTGACGATCGACGACCTGACGGGCGAAATATCGGGGCTGCATACGGGCGACCGCGTGCGGCTCATCACGGAGCTCTACAAAGTCTACTCGGCCTACCACAACGAACCTTTCGACAAGTTCTATTTCTGGGGCGACATGCTCCTCACGGACTTCGATACGATCGACAAATACCTGATCGACGCGCAGATGCTGTTCCGCAACATCTCGGAGATCAAGGAGATCGAAGCCGATATTTCCTACCTCACGCCCGCGCAGCTGCGCATCCTTTCGTTCTGGTCCTCGTTCGGCGAGCAGGCCGACCTTTCGGAGGAGAAACGCCGTTTCCTGGCGATCTGGAAGACCCTCGGCCCCATCTACCGCCGCTTCCGGGAGCGTCTCTCGTCGCTCGGCATCGCCTACAACGGCATGGTGCAGCGCGCCGCCGCCGACCGCATCCGCGGGGGCGGGTTCGCCTTCCCCGAGCCCCGGCGTTATGTCGTGGCGGGGTTCAACGCCCTTTCCGAGTGCGAGAAGCGCCTCTTCGGGTTCCTCGCCACGGCGGCCGAAACCGATTTTTACTGGGACTACGACTCCTATTATAAGGACGACCCCGAACAGGAGGCGGGTATGTTCGTGCGTTCGAACGTGGCGCAGTTCCCGCCCCGCACGGAACTTCGGCACGACAACATGCGGGGGGAGAAGCAGGTCGTGTCGGTCGCCGCCGTCTCGAACGCCGTGCAGTGCAAATATGCCGCGGCGATCCTCGCCGACCTTGCCCGCCGCCGCAGGGAGGAAGACCCCGGCATCGCCGCGGGCGCCAGGCCCGCGCTGGGCAAGGAGACCGCCGTGGTGCTTACCGACGAGAACCTGCTGCTGCCGCTGCTGTACGCCCTGCCCGCCGATATCGGACGGGTGAACGTGACGATGGGCTTCCCCCTGCGGCAGAGCCTGGCCTACACGTTCGTCGAGCGTCTGGTGGAGTTGCAGAACCACCGCCGCCGCAAGGGCGACGGCTGCACGTTCTACCATGCCGACGTCGCCGGCATCCTCGCACACCCCTATGTGGCCGAGTGCGACGCCGCACTCACGCGCACGATGCACGAGGAGATCGTCCGCGACCGCCGCATTTCGGTCGATGCCGCGTGGCTGGGCCGCAACGAACTGCTGAAACGGATCTTTACGCCCGCCGCGACGTGGCGCGAGTTGTCCGACTACATGCTGGACGTGGTCGCCGCCGTGGCGCGCCAGCCCTACGAGGGCGACGACGCACGGCAGCGGGTCGAATTCCTGGCGGTCATCGCCGAGCAGGTCACCAAGTTGCGCAACTCGCTCGACGAGTGCGATATCGACCTTACGGCCGAGGTCTACACCTCGCTGCTGCGCCGGCACTTGCAGACGCTGCGCATCCCGTTCGAGGGCGAGCCGCTGGAGGGCATCCAGATCATGGGGATCCTCGAGACCCGCAACCTCGATTTCGAAAACGTCATCATCCTTTCGATGAACGACGACAATTTCCCCGGCAACCATATGGCGCAGGCGTCGTTCATCCCCTACAACCTGCGTGCGGCCTACGAGCTGCCCACGCCCGAGCACCACGAGGGCGTCTATGCCTACTATTTCTACCGCCTGATCCAGCGCGCCAAGACCGTCCACATGCTCTATTGCTCGCACGCCGACGACAAGTCGACGGGCGAGCCGAGCCGTTATATCTACCAGTTGGACTACGAGAGCGGCTTCGACGTGCGCAAGGTCGAAGTGGGGGTGGACGTCAACCTGGCCGAAACGGCGCCGATCGAGGTGCCCAAGGACGAAGGGGTGATGGCCCGGCTGGAGCGTTTCGTCGACGCCCAAAGCCCTGCGACGCTCTCGCCGACGGCTTTTTTTCGCTATGTGGCCTGCCCCTTGCGCTTCTATTTCCATTCCATAGCCCGCTTGGAGGCCGATGACGAAATTTCCGAGGAGGTCGACGCCCCGATGTTCGGTACGATCCTCCATGCCGCCGTGCAGATGCTTTACGCCCGCATCGCGGGGGAGGCGCATCCCGGTGAAACCCTGCGTGCGATGATCCGTACGGGCGAAGTGGCGCAGGCGGTCGAGGCGGCCATCAACGAGAACTATTTGCAGGATAAACATGCCACGGCCGAGGATTATTCGGGCAACCTGTTGCTGGTGAAGGACATCGTGATCCGTTACCTGCGAGGCGGGGTGATGCCCTACGACGCTGCGCACGATGCTTTCGCCGTGTCGGGGCTGGAGGAGCCCGTAGCCTATCCGTTCCGCTTCCGCGCGGGCGGGCGCGACCTGGAGATGAAATTCGCCGGCATCGCCGACCGTATCGACACGCTCGACGACGGGGCGCTGAGGGTGGTGGACTACAAGACCGGGGCGCCGCATCTCGAATTCGACGGCGTGGAGAGCCTGTTCACGGGCACGGGCAAACAACGCCTTTCGAACATCCTGCAAACGCTGCTCTACGCGATGATGCTGCACCGGTCGCGCGGC
This Alistipes onderdonkii DNA region includes the following protein-coding sequences:
- a CDS encoding GIN domain-containing protein; translation: MKKMILSAVMLVFAASGRAQEAGAASPTEHNEWLTTFEAVAVDADLDIKFVKVPDTEAPKIVYDTKGSYTSKFRAEVKDKTLRISEKYDSRRPDRTQVTVYYNTLQSVSLSGAAAVFEGTVDAVLLDLTLGRKASLTAAFDVKDLRMELTGGSSATLTGKAGYLTLFASTGRVAASGLEVMSAEVNAQSKADVSLWITDRFIGKTTTNARITYKGQPAVVRGGAKFMGGEISHVE
- a CDS encoding PD-(D/E)XK nuclease family protein, with protein sequence MKGFLEEVAADLYARYGEGLSDRAVLFPSRRARLFFVDALGRIAGRPMWQPEWVTIDDLTGEISGLHTGDRVRLITELYKVYSAYHNEPFDKFYFWGDMLLTDFDTIDKYLIDAQMLFRNISEIKEIEADISYLTPAQLRILSFWSSFGEQADLSEEKRRFLAIWKTLGPIYRRFRERLSSLGIAYNGMVQRAAADRIRGGGFAFPEPRRYVVAGFNALSECEKRLFGFLATAAETDFYWDYDSYYKDDPEQEAGMFVRSNVAQFPPRTELRHDNMRGEKQVVSVAAVSNAVQCKYAAAILADLARRRREEDPGIAAGARPALGKETAVVLTDENLLLPLLYALPADIGRVNVTMGFPLRQSLAYTFVERLVELQNHRRRKGDGCTFYHADVAGILAHPYVAECDAALTRTMHEEIVRDRRISVDAAWLGRNELLKRIFTPAATWRELSDYMLDVVAAVARQPYEGDDARQRVEFLAVIAEQVTKLRNSLDECDIDLTAEVYTSLLRRHLQTLRIPFEGEPLEGIQIMGILETRNLDFENVIILSMNDDNFPGNHMAQASFIPYNLRAAYELPTPEHHEGVYAYYFYRLIQRAKTVHMLYCSHADDKSTGEPSRYIYQLDYESGFDVRKVEVGVDVNLAETAPIEVPKDEGVMARLERFVDAQSPATLSPTAFFRYVACPLRFYFHSIARLEADDEISEEVDAPMFGTILHAAVQMLYARIAGEAHPGETLRAMIRTGEVAQAVEAAINENYLQDKHATAEDYSGNLLLVKDIVIRYLRGGVMPYDAAHDAFAVSGLEEPVAYPFRFRAGGRDLEMKFAGIADRIDTLDDGALRVVDYKTGAPHLEFDGVESLFTGTGKQRLSNILQTLLYAMMLHRSRGCDVEPALYYVRNMNRPGYSPQLDDKQTGVKGARYTLYRERFEELLRAQLAELYDTSVPFRQCEDADTCKYCDFNVICKR